CAATGTGAACGGCGAAATGTTCGGCGCGGTGCTCATGATTCGTCACCCGCGACAGGGGAATCCTACGACGAGGCGAGCGCCCGCTCCACCGATTCAGTCACCGACGCGACCGCATCGCCGCTGATACCGGACAAAGGCTCGGGAAAGGGAACCCGGACGACATCGAAGGCACGCCGGACATCGAGGCCACGGTCATCGATGCCCACGGCGACCGGCTGGCCTGCGGTGAGGTTCGCCGCCTCGCAGGCACGCTTGAGCAGCGTTCGGTCGCCCTGATTCAAACGCCGAAGGATCGCCGCTTCGTGGGTAGCCATCGGATTCGGAATGAGGAGGGCCTCGCCGTCGATGAAGTGTCCTTCGAAGCGGGCCGCGTCGATCGTCATGATGGCCCAGCGCACATCGGGAGGATCGCCGTGATAGATCCGCCAGCGATCGGCAAGGGCGCCGTGTTCGCCCTGTTCATCGAAGGCCACCAGTGAGACCATGAGGTGCAGGCTCGCTTCGTCATCATCAGGCATCTCGAGCACGGTCTCGATCGATTCGAGCATGGCCACCATCACCGGGGCCACCAGGCGCCCATCGGGCGCCACCACCACCTTGATCGCAATCGCATTGTCATCGAAGCGAATGCGACCGGAAAGGTGCGCGCGAAGGAAGGCATGCGCGCGCTCGATGACGGCGTCGGACATGGGGTCGCAGCGTACTCCACGGGGGCGATAGGATCCGCCGCGTGAATCTCGTGGCTGTCGCCATTCCAGTGGACGATGAGAGCGAGATCGAGGCAGCGCTCGCAGCGGCGCAGTCGGCGGTGACCGATGGAGCACGCTTGGTCGAGTGGCGCGTGGACGCGATGGTCGATCGCCTGCTTCCCAATGACGCCAGCGCGGCGCTCATGGCGGTCGAGCGCCTCTGCCGCGAGAGTCCGGCGCCGAGTGTGGTCACCATTCGCTCGGCTCGCGAAGGAGGTGAGTTCCGCGGCGAGGATCGCGATCGGCTCTCCCTCCTCCAGGCGATCGGCGCGAGTGATGCGCCGCCGCTCTACATCGATGTCGAGGAGGAGACCTTCGAGCGCAGCGCAAATCTGCGCCAGAAGGTCCGATTGGCGGTCGATCACGAACGGCAACCGAGGGGGCTGACCACTTCGCTCATTCTCAGCGCGCACGACTTCAACGGGCGCCCGGCGGCGCTGCAGCGGCGCCTCGCCACCATGGCGGCGGAGCCCGCCTGCGCGGTGATGAAGGTGGCGTGGCGAGCCCGATCGCTGCGCGACAACCTCGAAGCGTTCGAGCTGCTGCGAGACAGGCCTCGACCGATGGTGGCGCTCTGCATGGGCGAGTTCGGTCTGATGAGCCGAGTGCTCGCGCCGAAGTTCGGCGGGCTCTTCACCTTTGCGCGCGGCGCGACGACACCGGAAACGGCGGCCGGTCAGCCGACGGTGCGAGAGCTCTTCGAGCGATGGCGCTACGGGCGCATCGGGGCGGCGACGGAGGTCTATGGCGTCATCGGATGGCCCGTCGGGCACTCCCGTTCGCCAGATCTTCACAACGCGGGCTTCGACGCCATTGGCGCCGACGCGATCCATCTTCCGATGCCGATCGAGGGAAGTTGGGAGAGCTTCAAGGCGACGGTTGGTGCAATGATCGATCTTGCGCCCCTCGACTTCCGCGGCGCGAGCGTCACCCTGCCGCACAAGGAGCATCTGGTGCGCTTCGTGCGCGAACATGGCGGCACGCTCTGTCCCCTGAGCGAGGCGAGCGGGAGCGCGAACACGCTTCTGGTGCGACGAGCCGATGCAGGTGCGGAGCGAGCCCCGGCCGGTGACTTGTCCAAGCAGGCACGAGCAACACCTGATTCGCCGGGGCTTTCAGGGCGCCCCCATCTTGAAGCGGTGAATACCGATGCGCCGGCTGCGGTCGCAGCGCTTGAAGCGGTGCGTCCGCTGCGCGAGGCGCGCGTGGCGCTGCTCGGCGCTGGCGGCGTCGCCCGATCCGTTGCGCTCGGGTTGCTGCATGCGGGTGCCGCTGTGACGCTCTTCAACAGGAGTGCGGCGCGGGCGGAATCGCTGCTTGAGGCGCTTTCATCGGTGGCGCCCGGTGACGCGCGGTCGCGGCTCTCGATGGGCGGGACGCTCGAAGCTCTCGGCACTCGCGGGGCGGGGGAGAACTTCACCGTTGTCGTGAATTGCACGAGTGTCGGCCTCGTTGGCGGTGACGCGGCCGGAGCATCGCCCGTGCCCTCGAACTTCACCATGGGCCCGGGCATGATCGTGATGGACACCGTCTATCGGCCCCGCGAAACACCTCTCCTGCGCACAGCACGAGCCTCGGGCGCGATCGCCATTGATGGAAGCGAGATGTTCATCCGCCAGGCGGAGGCGCAGTTCCGACTCTGGACCGGGCGCGCGCCACCCGAGGGGCTCTTCCGCTCAGTGTTCGAGCGAGGCGCGAGCGAGCCATGAGTGCGCCTGAGTCATTGCGAAGTGCAGGTCGGCCCGCGATCGTCGCGCTCATCGTGCTCACCGGGCTCAACCTTCTCAACTATGTCGATCGCTATGTCATCTCCGCGCTCGTCACGCTTCTTGAGAAGCCGTTCGAAGAGGGCGGGCTGCACCTCAACGAGACGCGCATCGGACTCGTCTTCTCGGCATTCCTGATTGTCTACACGCTCACCGCGCCATTCTTCGGCGCCATGGCTGACCGCCTGCCGCGCCTTCACCTGCTCGCGATCTCCGTGGCAGTGTGGAGCCTGGTCACGGCGTCGTGCGGACTTGCGGCGGGTTTCATCTCGCTCTTGGTGCTGCGGGCCCTGACGGGCGTGGGCGAAGCGGCCTATGCGGCGATTGCGCCAGCAGTCCTCGCCGATCACTTCAAGATCGGCGTGCGCGGTCGCGTGATGGCCATCTTCAACGCGGCGATTCCCGTCGGAGCGGCGCTCGGCTTCATTCTCGGGGGGCTCGTGGGCGGGTGGTTTGGCTGGCGCGGCGCATTCCTCATCGTGGGACTTCCGGGCGTGCTGCTCGCGTTCATCATCTATGGATTGAAGGATCCGCCGCGCGGTGCGAATGACGCGCTCTCACCGGCCGAGGGGCGCTCGATGCGTCCGCCCGGCTTCCGGGCATCACTCGCGATGCTCTCGCGGCCGCGCTATGCCTTCGCTTCGCTTGGCTACGCCATGCAGACCGCGGGGTTCGGGGCCCTCGCGGTCTGGGCCCCCAAGTTCCTTGAAGCGGCGCATGGCCTCTCGCGCGAGAAGGCGTCGATGGGCTTCGGTGCCGTCATCGTCGTCACTGGACTTGGCGGCACGCTTCTCGGCGGGTTCCTTGCGGATCGCCTCTATCAGCGCACGCCTCGCGCGCACCTCCTGGTCGCTGGTGCAACGACCTTCCTTGCCGCGCCGTTCATCTTCATGGCCGGGCTCGTCGCGGGCGATGCCGCCGTGTGGGCGTGCATCGTCATGGGGAGCTTGATGCTGGTGATGTCCGTCGGCCCCATCAACTCGCACCTTGCCAACTTGCTCGGACCGAAGGAGCGCGGCACCGGCATGGCCCTCGCGATTCTTGTTCTTCACTTGCTGGGCGATGTACCGAGCGTGCCGATCATCGGCACCGTGGCGGGCGCGAGCGGATGGCCTGCGGCGATGGCTGTGACCGCCGCCTTCACCGCAGTCGGGGGCGTGATCTGGCTGCTTGGGGCGCTTCGAGAACCGGCGCAGCATGGCCCCGGCTCGCGAGCGCCGGAAGTCGTGGGCTGAGCGCTCACTCTTCCTGCCAGCGCATGCTGACGGTGCCGACAATGAAGCCGATGATGCCAAAGGCCGCGAGCACGGAGAGTGGAAGCGCCATCTCCTCGAGTGAGAAGGCGCGCCAGGTGTACCCGTCGATCGCGCGCACGGCCCACGAGAACGGACTGATCGAACTGAAGGTCTGAAGCCATCCCGGCATCAGGAAGATGGGAATGGTGCCCCCGCCGATCATCGCCAGCACCAGAACGAGCGCTCGGCCGAGCCCCTGAGCGCCACCCTCGGTGCGCGTGAGGCCCGCGAGCATCATCATGAGCCCGGCGAATCCGAGCGATGTGGTCAGCGTGGTGAGAATCATCAGTGGAACACTGCTGATCCAGATACTGAAGTAGGGCAGCGTGCCGAGCGCCAGCAGCATGCACTGGACGAGCATGCAGGCGGAGAACGCGGCGAGCGCCTTGCCGAGCAGAATCTGTCGTCGTCGGATGGGCGCCGTCCGCAGGCGAAGCAGCGTGCCGCGCGAGCGCTCCTCGGCGATCGACGCTCCGAACGCCGTCACGCAGCTCATCAGTCCCCACACCATGCCTTGTCCGAAGCTGATTTCGAAACTGGAGCGAGGTCGCTTGCGCTCATCGGTGACCTGGGAGACCTCGACGCGCAGCGGGCGCCACGCGAAGCCGGTGTCACTCTCGACAGTTGTGTCGGAGGCGTCGGTTCCAGCCGCTCCGCGAGCGTCATCGCGTGACGGGTCCGCATCGCCCTCGCCGGCTGCGGCGCCGGGTGCTTTGCCAGCCGCGCTCGCCTCCTCCAACGCTCTCGACTCGGCAAAGCGATCGAGTCCGCTGAAGACACTGGAGAGCGCCTGACGCTGCTCGCTGGGAAGTCCGGAGAGGAGAAGCGCGGCGCGCCCGACGGCGGTGGCCTCGCGCATCGCCGAGGTGTCCTGCATGAGCGAACTCAGTTGACGAAAGGCCAGCTCATTGAGTTTGCCTTCAAGCAGTCCGGCTTCCGCCGCTCGTGAAGGATCGACGACGAGGTGCAGCGTCAATCCACCTCCGGCAAAGAGCTGCATCATGCCGGTGTCGAAGCCGTTCGGGATCACCACGCAGGCCATCACGCGGCCGCGACGGACCAGCGTCTCACCATCGGCGCGGGACTCGAGGGTGGTGACGGCGACCGCCGAGTCGCGCTCGAGATCGCGGCGCAGCGCGAGCGCGCGAGGTCCGCCAGACTCATCGACAACCGCGATTGGAATGGCGCTTCCGCCTCCCGGACGCGAACCACCACCGAAAATGATTCCGAAGAAGAGCGCCACGAAGATCGGAAAGATGAAGACGAAGAACGCTGCGGTGCGATCGCGCAGAAGCAGCGAGATGTCCTTGCGAGCGATGGCGAGGATGGCTCCCATGGGGCTTGGCGACCGTCAGTCGCGCAGGCTCCTTCCTGTGAGAGCCAGAAAGACGCTCTCAAGGTCCGGTCGCTCGACGCGCACACCCGTGGCGTCGCCCTGCCCGAGCGCCGAAGCGATGACGGCGAGCGGATTCGAAGTCGTGTGCCGCTCGACCTGTTCGCCGCGCTCGACCACCACGGTCACCTGGCCGCCGAACTGCCGAAGCAGCTCATCGACCGTGCCCAGCGCGAGCACGCGCCCGTGATCGACGATCGCGACGCGATCGCAAACGCGCTGCGCTTCGTCCATGTAGTGCGTGGTGTAGACGACGGTGACACCGCTCGAGGCGAGGCGTCGGACCAGTTCGAGCAGGCTGGCGCGGCTCTGAGGATCGACGCCCGCGGTCGGTTCATCGAGGAGAACCAGTTCCGGCTCGTGGACGAGCGCGACGGCGAGATTCAGCCGTCGCTTCATCCCCCCGGAGAAGCCCTTCACACGATCACGGCCGCGCGAGGCGAGGCCGACGGTGTCGAGCAGTTCCGCGGCGCGCCGTCTCGGCGCAGCGACGCCATACAGACGACCGAAGAAGAGGAGGTTCTCCTCGGCGGTCAGATCGTCGTAGAGCGCCAGGCTCTGCGGCGCAAGCCCGAGGTGTCGCCGGGTGAGGGGTTCGCGAGGCGATCCCACGCCGTCGAGTTCAACAGTGCCTGAGTCGGGGGAGAGAAGCCCGATGCAGATCGAGATGGTCGTGCTCTTTCCCGCGCCGTTGGGGCCAAGCAAACCGAAGACCTCACCGCGGCGGACCTCGAGCGAGAGACCATCCACGGCTTGAATGGCTCCGAACCTCTTGCGAATGTCAACCAGGCGCAGCACCGCGGATCGAGTCTATGAGATTGGCTCAGAGTCAGCGTGTCGTTCGGTCGGCAGGTGTCGCGGCACCGCAGTGAACTCACTCGGCGGCTCGCGATTGATGGGCCATCTTCAAAGTCTGCGATGCCTTCCGCCGGCTCCGGCCACGGCGTGGCGGGCGGCGTCATCCGCGCGTGCCGTCTTCAGCGTTAGCATGCTGGCGTGAGGCTCTCCTATCGAACCGCAGGTGAATCGCACGGTCCGGCCATGAGCGCGCTGGTCGAGGGCATGCCGGCGGATCTCGAGATCGATGTGGCCTTCATCGACGCAGAGCTGAAGCGCCGCCAAGGCGGCTATGGGCGCGGCGGTCGTCAGCGCATCGAAGACGATCGGGTGAAGTTCCTCTCCGGCGTTCGCCTCGGGCGCACCATCGGCGCGCCGATCCTGATGCAGGTGGAGAATCGCGACAGTCGACTCGATGATCTCGAGCGCACGCCGCCAGTGCATCGCCCGCGTCCGGGTCACGCCGACCTTGCCGGGGCTATGAAGTTCGACTCCGATGATTGCCGCAACATTCTCGAGCGGGCGAGCGCGCGGGAGACGGCGGCGCGGGTGGCGGCAGGAGCGCTCGCTCGCGTGTTGCTGCGCGACTTCGGCATCGAGGCCTTCGGCTTCGTGCGAGGCGGGCTGGATGTCGTCTCCACAATCGAGGTGACACCGGAGAACTGGAAGAAGCTCCGGGAGGTTCGCGACGCGACCGAGATTGCCATGCCCGATCCGGAAGCCGCCGAGCGCTTCATGGAGCGCATTCATGCGGCGAAGGCGGCGAAGGACACGGTCGGTGGCTGGTGCGAGGTGCATCTCTTCGGCGTGCCCGCTGGGCTCGGAGGATGCGCGCAGTGGTTCGATCGCCTGGATTCGCGCCTCGCGGCCGCGGTCATGGGCATCCAAGCGTTCAAGTGCGTCGAGATCGGCCTCGGCCGCGAGTGTGCGGCGCGGCTGGGCAGCGAAGTGCATGACCCCATCACCTTCGATGCAGCGCGGCGCAGCGAGCCCCATGGCGGCTTTGTTCGACCTCGGAACAACGCCGGCGGGATCGAAGGCGGCATGACGAACGGCATGCCGATTGTCGTGAAGGGCACCATGAAGCCGATCGCCACACTCGGGAAGGGCATGCCCAGCGTCGATCTTCGCACCCATGAGGCGCAGGGCAGCGCGTATGAGCGCAGTGATGTCTGTGCCGTCGCCGCCGCCAGCGTGGTCATGGAGAATGTCGTGGCGTTCGAAGTCGCGCGAGCGTTCCTCGAGCGCTATGGCGGCGACACGATGGGCCAGCTTCGTGCGCATGTCGCGGCCGACGCGAACCGCCGCCGATAAGCGGAGCGCGGGGAGGGTTCCGAGCGGGTCGAGAGCTCTGCGGGCGGGTGCTCTCGATGGGGACGCAGAGTCGCCCCCAGGATGTGCCGATGGATGCCTCGTGCCTCGGTGCCTGATCGAGACTGCCCCCTGACTCCCAATCACCTCGGACCATGCCATCAATCTCCGCACTCCCCCTGATCGTTCTCCTGCTTGCCGGTCGGCCATACGACCCTCTTCGGCTGCCGGAGGTTGTCGTCCACCACCATGACCTTGTGGTCCAGGATGATCATCGGCGCCGCGAGATTCCGCTTCGCGTCTACCTGGCCGAGGGCGCGGCGTCGGCACCCGTCGTGCTCTTCAGCCACGGACTCGGCGGGTCATCAAGAAACAACCCCTATCTCGGCGAACATTGGGCGCGACGCGGATTCGCGGTTGTCTTCATGCAGCACCCGGGCAGTGACGAGAGCGTCTGGCGCGATGTGCCGGCGGCGCGTCGGATGGCCGCCATGCAGCGCGCCGCAAGCGCGGCGAACCTCACCCTGAGGGTCCATGATGTCTCGGCGGTGATCGATCAGCTCGATCGCTGGTCGCGCGAGGATGGTCACGCGCTCGCAGGACGGCTCGATCTCGAACGCATCGGCATGTCCGGGCACTCGTTCGGCGCGCTCACGACGCAGGCGGTCAGCGGCCAGGCTCCAGCGCTTGGTCGAAGCGCCGCCGATCACC
This is a stretch of genomic DNA from Phycisphaeraceae bacterium. It encodes these proteins:
- a CDS encoding MFS transporter, producing MSAPESLRSAGRPAIVALIVLTGLNLLNYVDRYVISALVTLLEKPFEEGGLHLNETRIGLVFSAFLIVYTLTAPFFGAMADRLPRLHLLAISVAVWSLVTASCGLAAGFISLLVLRALTGVGEAAYAAIAPAVLADHFKIGVRGRVMAIFNAAIPVGAALGFILGGLVGGWFGWRGAFLIVGLPGVLLAFIIYGLKDPPRGANDALSPAEGRSMRPPGFRASLAMLSRPRYAFASLGYAMQTAGFGALAVWAPKFLEAAHGLSREKASMGFGAVIVVTGLGGTLLGGFLADRLYQRTPRAHLLVAGATTFLAAPFIFMAGLVAGDAAVWACIVMGSLMLVMSVGPINSHLANLLGPKERGTGMALAILVLHLLGDVPSVPIIGTVAGASGWPAAMAVTAAFTAVGGVIWLLGALREPAQHGPGSRAPEVVG
- a CDS encoding ABC transporter ATP-binding protein, translating into MLRLVDIRKRFGAIQAVDGLSLEVRRGEVFGLLGPNGAGKSTTISICIGLLSPDSGTVELDGVGSPREPLTRRHLGLAPQSLALYDDLTAEENLLFFGRLYGVAAPRRRAAELLDTVGLASRGRDRVKGFSGGMKRRLNLAVALVHEPELVLLDEPTAGVDPQSRASLLELVRRLASSGVTVVYTTHYMDEAQRVCDRVAIVDHGRVLALGTVDELLRQFGGQVTVVVERGEQVERHTTSNPLAVIASALGQGDATGVRVERPDLESVFLALTGRSLRD
- the aroC gene encoding chorismate synthase, translating into MSALVEGMPADLEIDVAFIDAELKRRQGGYGRGGRQRIEDDRVKFLSGVRLGRTIGAPILMQVENRDSRLDDLERTPPVHRPRPGHADLAGAMKFDSDDCRNILERASARETAARVAAGALARVLLRDFGIEAFGFVRGGLDVVSTIEVTPENWKKLREVRDATEIAMPDPEAAERFMERIHAAKAAKDTVGGWCEVHLFGVPAGLGGCAQWFDRLDSRLAAAVMGIQAFKCVEIGLGRECAARLGSEVHDPITFDAARRSEPHGGFVRPRNNAGGIEGGMTNGMPIVVKGTMKPIATLGKGMPSVDLRTHEAQGSAYERSDVCAVAAASVVMENVVAFEVARAFLERYGGDTMGQLRAHVAADANRRR
- a CDS encoding ABC transporter permease, translated to MGAILAIARKDISLLLRDRTAAFFVFIFPIFVALFFGIIFGGGSRPGGGSAIPIAVVDESGGPRALALRRDLERDSAVAVTTLESRADGETLVRRGRVMACVVIPNGFDTGMMQLFAGGGLTLHLVVDPSRAAEAGLLEGKLNELAFRQLSSLMQDTSAMREATAVGRAALLLSGLPSEQRQALSSVFSGLDRFAESRALEEASAAGKAPGAAAGEGDADPSRDDARGAAGTDASDTTVESDTGFAWRPLRVEVSQVTDERKRPRSSFEISFGQGMVWGLMSCVTAFGASIAEERSRGTLLRLRTAPIRRRQILLGKALAAFSACMLVQCMLLALGTLPYFSIWISSVPLMILTTLTTSLGFAGLMMMLAGLTRTEGGAQGLGRALVLVLAMIGGGTIPIFLMPGWLQTFSSISPFSWAVRAIDGYTWRAFSLEEMALPLSVLAAFGIIGFIVGTVSMRWQEE
- a CDS encoding type I 3-dehydroquinate dehydratase; the protein is MNLVAVAIPVDDESEIEAALAAAQSAVTDGARLVEWRVDAMVDRLLPNDASAALMAVERLCRESPAPSVVTIRSAREGGEFRGEDRDRLSLLQAIGASDAPPLYIDVEEETFERSANLRQKVRLAVDHERQPRGLTTSLILSAHDFNGRPAALQRRLATMAAEPACAVMKVAWRARSLRDNLEAFELLRDRPRPMVALCMGEFGLMSRVLAPKFGGLFTFARGATTPETAAGQPTVRELFERWRYGRIGAATEVYGVIGWPVGHSRSPDLHNAGFDAIGADAIHLPMPIEGSWESFKATVGAMIDLAPLDFRGASVTLPHKEHLVRFVREHGGTLCPLSEASGSANTLLVRRADAGAERAPAGDLSKQARATPDSPGLSGRPHLEAVNTDAPAAVAALEAVRPLREARVALLGAGGVARSVALGLLHAGAAVTLFNRSAARAESLLEALSSVAPGDARSRLSMGGTLEALGTRGAGENFTVVVNCTSVGLVGGDAAGASPVPSNFTMGPGMIVMDTVYRPRETPLLRTARASGAIAIDGSEMFIRQAEAQFRLWTGRAPPEGLFRSVFERGASEP